The proteins below come from a single Aegilops tauschii subsp. strangulata cultivar AL8/78 chromosome 6, Aet v6.0, whole genome shotgun sequence genomic window:
- the LOC141026185 gene encoding uncharacterized protein — MGQVAKWAIELLLLDIKFEARKAIKSQALVDFLAEWIEQEQPVPSVPEHWTMFFDGSKMLHSFGARVVLVSPKGDRLSNVLEIHFDSSNNEAEYEALLYGLRMAISPGIRRLMVYGDSDLVVNQVMKGWDIRSPAMTGYCNDIRKLEKHFEGLELYHVPYLKNQAADDLAKMGSTRKVVPKNMFLEHLHSPTIKEDPFMEEPPKPVDPSDPTEVDIPTVIDMV; from the coding sequence ATGGGCCAAGTGGCGaagtgggccatcgagctcctTCTGCTGGACATCAAGTTTGAAGCAAGGAaagccatcaagtcgcaagcccTGGTAGACTTCCTTGCCGAATGGATTGAGCAAGAACAACCCGTGCCGAGTGTTCCCGAACACTGGACgatgttctttgatggttccaagatgctccACAGCTTTGGGGCCAGAGTGGTGCTAGTGTCTCCTAAGGGCGATCGGCTCAGCAACGTACTTGaaattcactttgattcctccaacaacgAAGCTGAGTATGAAGCTCTCCTATATGGGCTGCGAATGGCAATTTCTCCGGGAATTCGCCGACTGATGGTCTATGGTGACTCCGACCTAGTGGTAAATCAAGTCATGAAGGGATGGGATATCCGTAGTCCGGCAATGACTGGCTACTGCAACGACATCAGAAAGCTGGAGAAACACTTTGAAGGGCTGGAGCTCTACCATGTGCCATATCTCAAGAACCAGGCAGCAGATGATTTGGCCAAGATGGGCTCCACTCGAAAAGTGGTGCCCAAGAATATGTTCCTAGAGCACCTACATTCACCCACGATCAAGGAAGACCCCTTCATGGAAGAGCCCCCAAAACCAGTCGATCCTTCTGATCCAACTGAAGTGGACATCCCCACAGTAATCGACATGGTCTAA